GCAGAGGAATTGGATTATTCACGTCAGTATATTCGTGAGCGATTGAGCCAGCTCAAACAAGCAGATATTATTGTCTCTATCGGGAGCGGTATCTATGAACTCGTGCCCGAAGAGATTCCAGATAGAGAACAACCATAGTAATACGCGTAGTCGCCACCGAAGCATCGAGACAGCGCTAGTACTTGCCCATTTTGCCTTGCTTCAGTGTGCGTCAGCCTTGCACGCTTCGTCCGTGAAACAAAGACACTAAGACGCCCTCCGGAGTTCGTTTGGCAATGAGTGAGTGGGAGCACGTGGTGGTGCTGTCGGTCGACGCGCTGCGTGCGGATCATCTCTCCTGTTATGGCTACCACC
This Halococcus agarilyticus DNA region includes the following protein-coding sequences:
- a CDS encoding winged helix-turn-helix transcriptional regulator — protein: MSVATERMDAEDLREVDWRIIDVLRNGRNNAPNIAEELDYSRQYIRERLSQLKQADIIVSIGSGIYELVPEEIPDREQP